GTGTCGTGAGGATTGTGAAGCGCGTGACCGGGAAGGTCCCGAGCGCGCTCGCGATCACCGAGGCCCGGGCGGCGAATCACATCTCGCATCAGGAGATGATCGCGCTGCTGTCGAATCGCGAGTACGACCCGCCGATCGGGGGTAATTCCGGGCTCGTGGATGTGCGGCAGCAGCCCAACAGCGTGACGGTGTTGCAGCAGGCTTACTTGCGGGGGATCGTCACGCAAGGGGAGCTGTGGTCGATCGGCGACAGTATTTCGGTGCGCAAGGCGCCTGAGAAATAACGCCGGGCGTCCACGCGTCAACTGCTTGACACGTGAACGGCCCGGCGCACGAACGACTGCGAGTTCGAACTACTGCGAGTTCGGTCTACTCCGCATTCGGGGTGAACTGCAGGCTCACCGAGTTCATGCAGTAGCGGTCGCCGGTCGGCGTCCCGAAACCGTCGGGGAAAACGTGGCCAAGGTGCGAACCGCACTTTGCGCACAAAACCTCGACTCGGCGCATCCCGAGCGAGTCGTCCTCGAGATACTTCACCGACTCGGGGCGCAGCGGCTCCCAGAAGCTCGGCCAACCGCAGCCTGCGTCAAACTTCGTCTCCGCCTTGAACAGTTCGTTGCCGCACGCGCGGCACGAGTACACGCCCGGGCGTGCCTCTTCCAGCAACTCACCAGTCCACGGACGTTCAGTCGCGGCCTGACGGAGGACCTGGAATTCCTGGGGGTTCAGGATCTCGCGCCACTGCTCATCGGTGCGTTCGATCTCATAAGTCATTGGAACTCCTCTCGCGATCCGGTCAGTCTACGCGCGTCGAGTGGGAGCCTCAGAGAATCAGGCATATCATCTCTAGACCTGCCTGCAATCACGCGGGCCAACACTCTGGAAGGGTTCGGATGAGTTTGTCGCCGTCGCCGATTGGCGAATCTTCGCTCTCCGAACTCGAGCGTCGCATCCTGGATTTTGAGGATGCGCATCCGCAGCACTCGCGCGCCAAAGAGGACTCGATCCGGGCCGACTTCGGTTATTCCTCAACTCGCTACTATCAAATTCTCGGTACGCTCATGGAATCCCCGGACGCACTCAGGGAGAATCCGTTGTTGATCAAACGACTGCACCGGATTCGCGACCGTAAGCGCGCGCGCCGGTATCGGTCGGCGTAGATTTGTGAGTCGAACTAGACTTCTCACGTCGAATAGCACCAACTGCACCAGGAAAGAACTACCCACGTGAAGTACCCCCATGATCGTTTCGACGATTTCCCCGCCAGCCTGAAGCGGCGCGGGGCGCACCGTGCGCCACGTGGGCGAGGCTCGAAGCTGGCTTCCTGGCTCATCGCGGTGGCCTCGTTCGTGCTCCTCGTCGGGATCGGCGTTGGCGTGATGTGGATGATTGATCGGCAGGTGCAGTTCACCTCGCAGGTCGCGGAATCGACCGCCCCTGAAACGACGGCGGCGGAAACCGCGCAGCCGGAGACAACCCCGACTCCCGAGGCACCGGTCGCGACGCAGGATCCGAACATCAACGTGACGGTGCTCAACGGCGCTGGCGTGAGCGGCCTCGCCGGCACTGTCGCGGATACGCTGACTGCTGATTCGTGGAACGTCGGCACCGTGACGGATGCGGACAACACCGACTACGGAACGACGATCGTTGCCGTGAACAGCGAAGCGGACATGGGCGCCGCGCTCGGCGTCGTTGAGGCGCTCGGAATCGGTGAGG
This DNA window, taken from Gulosibacter molinativorax, encodes the following:
- the msrB gene encoding peptide-methionine (R)-S-oxide reductase MsrB, coding for MTYEIERTDEQWREILNPQEFQVLRQAATERPWTGELLEEARPGVYSCRACGNELFKAETKFDAGCGWPSFWEPLRPESVKYLEDDSLGMRRVEVLCAKCGSHLGHVFPDGFGTPTGDRYCMNSVSLQFTPNAE
- a CDS encoding DUF3263 domain-containing protein, encoding MSLSPSPIGESSLSELERRILDFEDAHPQHSRAKEDSIRADFGYSSTRYYQILGTLMESPDALRENPLLIKRLHRIRDRKRARRYRSA
- a CDS encoding LytR C-terminal domain-containing protein, with product MKYPHDRFDDFPASLKRRGAHRAPRGRGSKLASWLIAVASFVLLVGIGVGVMWMIDRQVQFTSQVAESTAPETTAAETAQPETTPTPEAPVATQDPNINVTVLNGAGVSGLAGTVADTLTADSWNVGTVTDADNTDYGTTIVAVNSEADMGAALGVVEALGIGEAVVDPAVAQPGELVVIVGADGTSLLG